In Pirellulales bacterium, a genomic segment contains:
- a CDS encoding AMP-binding protein produces FHQNVQPGDVLVWPTNIGWMMGPWLIFASLLNRASMGLYHGAPTGREFGTFVQNAGTTMFGVVPSLVRTWRDSGCMAGLDWSAIKVISSTGECSNADDMRWLMSQAGGRPVIEYCGGTEIGGGYITGTVTRPCVPGTFNTPALGLDFVILDEQGQPAKNGELFIVPPSIGLSAMLLNQDHHQVYFADVPRGPRGELLRRHGDRIEELPGGFWRGHGRADDTMNLGGIKVGSAEIERALQSVPHVTETAAIAVAPDGGPSRLVIYAVCSAGQTLSKGELITAMQEVIKRELNPLFRIHDVILLDALPRTASNKVMRRTLRDQWSRA; encoded by the coding sequence CTTCCATCAGAATGTTCAGCCGGGTGATGTGCTGGTCTGGCCGACGAATATCGGCTGGATGATGGGGCCGTGGTTAATCTTCGCCAGTTTATTGAATCGAGCCTCGATGGGCCTCTATCACGGGGCGCCGACCGGACGCGAGTTCGGAACTTTCGTTCAGAATGCCGGCACGACGATGTTTGGCGTGGTGCCGAGCCTGGTCAGAACCTGGCGCGACAGCGGCTGCATGGCCGGCCTCGACTGGAGCGCCATTAAAGTGATTAGCTCGACCGGCGAATGCTCCAATGCCGACGACATGCGATGGCTGATGTCGCAAGCGGGCGGGCGGCCGGTGATCGAGTATTGCGGCGGCACGGAAATCGGCGGCGGGTACATCACAGGGACCGTCACGCGGCCCTGCGTGCCCGGCACGTTCAACACTCCCGCGCTCGGACTGGATTTCGTGATCCTCGACGAGCAGGGGCAACCGGCGAAAAACGGCGAGTTATTTATCGTGCCCCCATCGATCGGCCTCTCTGCCATGCTCCTCAACCAGGATCATCACCAGGTTTATTTTGCGGACGTGCCGCGCGGACCGCGCGGCGAATTACTTCGCCGGCATGGCGATCGGATTGAAGAATTGCCAGGCGGTTTCTGGCGCGGACATGGCCGGGCCGACGACACGATGAATCTCGGCGGGATCAAAGTCGGTTCCGCCGAAATAGAACGGGCTTTGCAATCCGTTCCGCATGTGACTGAGACGGCCGCCATCGCGGTCGCTCCGGACGGCGGCCCAAGCCGGCTGGTCATCTACGCTGTCTGCTCCGCTGGTCAGACGTTGAGCAAGGGTGAGCTAATCACGGCGATGCAAGAGGTCATCAAGCGCGAGTTGAATCCCCTCTTCCGAATCCACGACGTTATCCTGCTGGACGCCCTGCCGCGGACTGCATCCAACAAAGTGATGCGGCGAACGCTCCGCGATCAGTGGTCCCGCGCATGA
- a CDS encoding MFS transporter, which yields MMMIVPPDNHNRGDRLTLIKFLSDRRRWLIAGLLFFISTIAFLDRQTLSVLETTLEKLLRFSPTEYSYIVTGFLIATGFGYLFAGRMIDRFGVRTSFAVALTAWSVAAVAHSLATGWISLLVLRVVLGLGESFYTPAAARVLRDWIPQSERGVCWAVFSTGNFVGAMIAPPLVAWLALSYHWQVSFIATGTSGFVLLGAWLWFYHSPERHPMLSATERMVILNGRGSTPAAQENIPTFRLLCQPAVGSFFFTRFLTDPFTFFFLFWLPAYLQTSRGFTLATTGMMAWIPFLGADLGALAGGALSDFLVRRGMDSRHARRRILLVVACLTPLTIVAVRAGSAPFAVGLITLVMFLQAAWNTNLTTLIIESAPPPQVARVVALTLIGGAVGGSLATLLTGHVIKSFGYIPVFTALGFTHLTAYAIMSIGLRSSQTNHARDH from the coding sequence ATGATGATGATCGTGCCGCCAGACAATCATAACCGGGGGGACCGACTGACATTGATAAAATTCCTCAGTGACCGCAGGCGGTGGCTGATTGCCGGGCTGCTGTTCTTCATCTCGACAATCGCCTTTCTCGATCGACAGACACTTTCCGTCCTGGAAACAACTCTGGAGAAGCTTCTTCGTTTTTCCCCGACCGAGTATTCCTACATCGTCACCGGATTCCTGATTGCCACCGGGTTCGGTTATTTATTCGCGGGACGAATGATCGACCGATTCGGGGTGCGGACAAGTTTTGCGGTCGCGTTGACGGCGTGGTCGGTGGCAGCGGTCGCTCACTCCTTGGCAACCGGCTGGATTTCGTTGCTGGTCCTGCGGGTCGTGTTGGGGCTGGGCGAGAGTTTCTACACTCCGGCTGCCGCACGAGTATTGAGGGATTGGATTCCTCAGAGCGAACGCGGAGTTTGCTGGGCGGTGTTTTCCACCGGGAATTTCGTGGGCGCGATGATCGCGCCTCCGCTCGTTGCCTGGCTGGCGCTGAGCTACCATTGGCAAGTCAGCTTTATCGCCACCGGAACCTCGGGCTTTGTGCTTCTGGGCGCCTGGCTTTGGTTTTACCATTCTCCGGAGCGCCACCCCATGTTGTCCGCCACGGAGCGGATGGTGATTTTAAACGGCCGCGGATCAACCCCCGCCGCGCAGGAGAATATCCCAACCTTTCGCCTGCTGTGCCAGCCCGCGGTCGGAAGTTTCTTCTTCACCCGTTTCCTCACGGATCCGTTCACGTTCTTTTTCCTCTTCTGGCTTCCGGCCTATCTTCAGACCTCTCGCGGTTTCACCCTGGCGACGACCGGCATGATGGCCTGGATTCCATTTCTCGGGGCTGACCTCGGCGCATTAGCCGGCGGCGCGTTGTCCGACTTTCTAGTTCGGCGTGGAATGGATTCGCGTCATGCCCGCAGGCGCATCCTCCTGGTGGTGGCCTGTCTTACACCGCTGACGATCGTGGCCGTTCGAGCTGGCTCGGCCCCGTTTGCGGTTGGCTTGATCACGCTCGTCATGTTCCTGCAGGCCGCTTGGAACACTAACTTGACCACGCTCATCATCGAGTCCGCGCCGCCGCCGCAGGTCGCCCGTGTCGTGGCGTTGACTCTCATCGGCGGCGCCGTGGGGGGCAGCCTTGCAACGCTTCTGACCGGACACGTCATCAAGTCCTTCGGCTACATCCCGGTGTTTACGGCGCTTGGATTCACGCATCTGACGGCGTATGCGATTATGTCCATCGGCCTGCGAAGCAGTCAAACAAATCATGCGCGGGACCACTGA
- a CDS encoding RraA family protein, with protein sequence MQPRLSDGDLNELRRWSTGAVCNGWEQITHQSDIAGEAINLEPVRDYMPFLGPIAGYAVTVVIQPSDPAPKQRNPRAWSEYRRYVASVPGPKIVVVQDLDKPRLIGAFWGEVTSNFHRSVGCVGTIIDGGIRDVDEMGQAGFKALARGLCPGRAHSCPIRWGVEVEVFGRRIVPGQLIHADKHGFLAVPLGDEAGLLEATRFMDANECQTVIVAARDGAGKSPLEICDAMDRAGEAYRAAVREKFGLKS encoded by the coding sequence ATGCAACCTAGATTATCCGATGGCGACCTCAATGAATTGCGGCGGTGGAGCACCGGCGCCGTCTGCAATGGTTGGGAGCAGATCACCCACCAAAGCGATATTGCAGGCGAGGCAATCAACCTCGAACCGGTGCGTGACTACATGCCGTTTTTGGGGCCCATTGCGGGTTACGCGGTAACCGTCGTGATCCAGCCCAGCGACCCGGCGCCCAAACAGCGGAATCCCCGAGCGTGGAGTGAATATCGCCGTTACGTGGCCTCGGTGCCCGGTCCAAAAATTGTCGTCGTGCAAGACCTCGACAAGCCGCGGTTGATCGGCGCGTTTTGGGGCGAGGTCACGAGCAATTTTCATCGGTCGGTCGGTTGCGTCGGAACCATCATTGACGGGGGCATCCGCGACGTTGACGAAATGGGTCAGGCCGGGTTCAAGGCGCTGGCGCGGGGACTATGCCCCGGTCGCGCCCATTCGTGTCCCATCCGCTGGGGCGTGGAGGTGGAGGTTTTTGGGCGGCGCATCGTGCCGGGACAATTGATCCATGCCGATAAACACGGGTTCCTCGCCGTTCCGCTCGGCGATGAAGCGGGTCTGCTGGAGGCGACGCGTTTCATGGACGCTAACGAATGCCAGACGGTGATCGTGGCGGCGCGCGATGGCGCCGGGAAGTCGCCGTTGGAGATCTGCGATGCGATGGACCGGGCTGGAGAAGCGTACCGCGCGGCGGTACGGGAAAAGTTCGGACTCAAGAGTTAA